The DNA window GCTCGCCGGACTTCTTGCGGTTGCGGAAGATGCCGCGCCACTCCTTGCCGGACAGCAGTTGCAGGCGCAGGCGCCGGTAGGTTTCGTCGGCGGTGTTGCCGGAGCGCAGCATCCGCGGCGTCTCGCCGATGACCTCGGCGCGGGAATATTCGGTCAGGGTCTCGAACTTGCGGTTGACGTATTCGATGCGCCCGTCCGTGTCGGTGATGATGATGGTCGCCGGGCTCTGCTCGATGGCGCGCGAGAGCTTGCGCTCGGCCTGTTCGGCGCGGCGGCGCTCCGCCAGTTCTTCCGTCAGGCGCACCACCGTACCCTGCAATTCGCGCAGCAACGCGAACAAGAGCCCGATCAGCACCAGGGCGACGACGCCGAGCGCGAACAGGAACAGGAAGCCCATGGTGATCAGCCGTTCGCCCTCGCCGACGGCGGTGACGATATCGCGGGTGGCGTCGTCACGCTTGGCGGTCCAGATCGCCTCCAGCCGGACCAGCGCCGCGATGGCCGCCGTGTCGTCGACCTTGACCAGCCGGTCGGTCTCCGTCACCGGCCAGTTCTCGCGGTCGGCCTGGCGGGCGATCGGGATTTTCTCCTCGTAGCGGCGGATGGTCCCCTCGATCGTGGCAAGGGCCTGGCGTTCCTCGCCGGCCGGCAGGCTCTCCCGATAGACCCGCATCGTGGCGTGGAACGGAACGAGCTGCTCCTCGAGCCGTTCAAGATAGGCATCGTCCTTGCGCAGGACATAGTTCTTGAAGTTGTGGATGATGCCGCCATAGCCCATGAGGCCGCGGATCTCGCTGATCCAGGCGCCCTTGCGGTCGGCTTCCTCGGAAAACTGCACCCAGCTCGTCTTGATCGCCTGCAGGCGCCGGTTGGTCTCAAGGCCGAGATAGAGGCCGAGCAGGACGGTCGACACCAGGAGGGCGACGGCATAGACGACAATGAGGACGGAGCGCAGGCGCCGATTGGCAGCAAGAGAGGCCATGCCGGTTCCTTCCGTGGATCGCAAAAGAAGCGCATGCTTTGCACGCGGACGCCGCTGAAGGTGTCGGACCCGTCCGGCGGGCTCTCCAAATCCTTTGCCGGATTTCACCGGCTGCGTTTATCCTCGCAAGACGGAGCGGAAATGCAAGCCCGCCGACGATACGACCAAAGCGTGCAATGTCCGAATATAATGCGCGCAAAGAGGGCGCACACCTGAATGGCCGACCACATCCTCGTCGTCGACGACGATCCACAGATCACCGACTTCCTGCAGCGGTATCTCACCAAGCTCGACTACCGGGTGACGACGGTGGCGACCGGAGAGGCCATGCTGGAGGCATTCGAGGCGACGCCCGTCGATCTCGTCATCCTCGATATCGGCCTGCCGGACCGCGACGGGTTCGAACTGACGCAGGAGCTGCGCCGGCGCTCCAACCTGCCGATCGTCGTGCTGTCGGCCCGCGACGAAGCCTTCGACCGCGTGATCGGGCTGGAATTCGGCGCCGACGACTATGTCACCAAGCCGTTCGAGCCGCGCGAGCTCGCCGCCCGCATCAAGTCGGTGCTGAGGCGCTACCGGGCGCCCGAGCAGGAGGCGCAGGAGGCCGCGGCCGAAGCGGAGCGGGTGTTCGGCCCGT is part of the Rhodobium gokarnense genome and encodes:
- a CDS encoding response regulator; the encoded protein is MADHILVVDDDPQITDFLQRYLTKLDYRVTTVATGEAMLEAFEATPVDLVILDIGLPDRDGFELTQELRRRSNLPIVVLSARDEAFDRVIGLEFGADDYVTKPFEPRELAARIKSVLRRYRAPEQEAQEAAAEAERVFGPWSLKLAQRALVNRESGMDAGLTTAEFDILAALLEHPGAVLSRNQLLDIARGRASYVGDRSVDVHIMRLRRKIEEDPANPRYVKTVHGVGYVFPAGG